DNA from bacterium:
GTTTTCCGAAACGGATCTGACTTACGCAGAGCTTGAAAAAATAAAAGAAGAACTGCTCAAGATTTTATTGAACCAGTATCATTTAAGGATTAAGTATCATGAAGATAAGGGTTATTGAATACGGGAAAGTAAAGCTATCGCCTGTTTTTAAAAAGAGAGTGAAAAGACTCATAGGCTATATTCTGCGAGGGGAAGAACATTCCTTTTCAGAAATAAATGTGATTTTAACGACGGATAATCGAATCAAAAGGATTAATAGAACCTTTTTGGGGAAAAATAGACCCACTGATGTCATATCCTTTAATCTTGATGAGATAGGGGAAATTTACATTTCCGTTGATACCGCAAGGAAAAGGGCTAAGGAGTATGGATTTGATGCCGAATATGAAATGGCAAGATATTGCATTCACGGACTACTTCACATTGTAGGTTATGATCACAAGGACAAAAGCAAGGCGAGGTTAATGGGTAAGAAAGAAGAAGAGTATCTCGCTTTATGGGAAAAATCCTGATTTTCTTTTTGCTTTTTTTTTTTTCCTTTAATTTAAGCGGGTGTGAAACGGCAATTTTTTCCACTTTACGTGCAGAACTTGAGAAGATTAAAAATCGTTTAATTTTCCGTATCGCTGAGGAATTGAAGCAATTTGAAAAAGAGACCCTTTTCTCGCTTCTTGTTTCCAATACCTTTGTGAACACCTTTGCTGCGTCTATTTTTTCATCGCTTTTCTGGAGCTTTTTGGGTAATATGCGATTACCTTCTG
Protein-coding regions in this window:
- the ybeY gene encoding rRNA maturation RNase YbeY produces the protein MKIRVIEYGKVKLSPVFKKRVKRLIGYILRGEEHSFSEINVILTTDNRIKRINRTFLGKNRPTDVISFNLDEIGEIYISVDTARKRAKEYGFDAEYEMARYCIHGLLHIVGYDHKDKSKARLMGKKEEEYLALWEKS